One window of the Streptomyces asoensis genome contains the following:
- the fmt gene encoding methionyl-tRNA formyltransferase, translating into MKLVFAGTPEVAVPALDALIASGRHEVAAVVTRPDAPAGRGRRLVASPVAQRAEEAGIEVLRPAKPRDPEFLERLREIAPDCCPVVAYGALLPRVALDIPAHGWVNLHFSLLPAWRGAAPVQHAVMAGDEITGASTFLIEEGLDSGPVYGTVTEEIRPTDTSGDLLTRLAFAGSGLLAATMDGIEDGTVKAVPQPGEGITLAPKITVEDAQVDWATPALRVDRVVRGCTPAPGAWTVFRGERLKLIQVQPVPERTDLAPGALLVGKNSVHVGTGSYAVELLWVQAQGKKPMRAADWARGARIGDGEAVGA; encoded by the coding sequence ATGAAGCTCGTCTTCGCCGGTACCCCCGAGGTTGCCGTTCCCGCCCTGGACGCTCTGATCGCCTCCGGGCGGCACGAGGTGGCCGCCGTCGTCACGCGGCCCGACGCGCCGGCCGGGCGGGGGCGCAGGCTGGTCGCCTCTCCCGTCGCCCAGCGCGCCGAGGAGGCGGGCATCGAAGTGCTGAGGCCCGCCAAGCCGCGCGATCCGGAGTTCCTGGAGCGGCTGAGGGAGATCGCGCCCGACTGCTGTCCCGTCGTGGCCTACGGGGCGCTGCTGCCCAGGGTGGCGCTGGACATCCCGGCCCATGGCTGGGTCAACCTGCACTTCTCGCTGCTGCCGGCCTGGCGCGGGGCCGCTCCCGTGCAGCACGCCGTCATGGCGGGGGACGAGATCACCGGCGCCTCCACCTTCCTGATCGAGGAGGGCCTCGACTCGGGGCCGGTGTACGGCACGGTCACCGAGGAGATCCGGCCCACCGACACCAGCGGTGACCTGCTCACCCGGCTGGCCTTCGCCGGCAGCGGGCTGCTCGCGGCGACCATGGACGGGATCGAGGACGGCACGGTGAAGGCCGTGCCGCAGCCGGGCGAGGGGATCACCCTCGCGCCGAAGATCACCGTCGAGGACGCTCAGGTCGACTGGGCCACCCCGGCTCTGCGGGTCGACCGGGTCGTGCGCGGCTGCACCCCCGCCCCCGGCGCCTGGACCGTCTTCCGCGGGGAGCGGCTCAAGCTCATCCAGGTCCAGCCGGTTCCCGAGCGGACCGATCTCGCCCCGGGCGCGCTCCTCGTCGGCAAGAACAGCGTGCACGTCGGCACCGGCTCGTACGCGGTCGAGCTGCTGTGGGTGCAGGCGCAGGGCAAGAAGCCGATGCGGGCCGCCGACTGGGCCCGGGGCGCCCGGATCGGGGACGGGGAGGCCGTCGGGGCGTAA
- a CDS encoding primosomal protein N' yields MSSENGQGDGGAAGEGAPPEQLALIRESVRQAKTPRAKPRTWRGAALAEELPVARVLVDKGVLHLDRYFDYAVPAELDADARPGVRVRVRFGAGRGRVREGRREGGGLIDGFLVERLAASDYSGPLAALAQVVSPEPVLSEELLGLARAVADRYAGSLADVLQLAVPPRNARAEQRPSPAPLPPPVAPETGSWGRYERGGAFLESLASGGAPRAVWNALPGPEWSEELARAVASTLASGRGALVVVPDGRAAARVDAALTALLGEGRHALLTADAGPEKRYREWLAVRRGSVRAVVGTRAAMFAPVQDLGLVALWDDGDDSHSEQHAPQPHAREVLLLRAAQDKCGFLMGGWSCTVEGAQLVESGWARPLIAAREQVRHSAPLVRTVGDQDLARDEAARAARLPTLAWQAVREGLRHGPVLVQVPRRGYVPRMACAQCRTAARCRHCSGPLEARDGGALWCGWCGREESAWHCPECGSFRLRAQVVGARRTAEELGRAFPAVPVRTSGREQVLDTVPGAPALVVSTPGAEPVAEGGYAAALLLDGWAMLGRPDLRAGEDALRRWIAAAALVRPSGEGGTVVVVAEPTLRPVQALVRWDPVGHAVRELSERAELGFPPVSRMAAVSGTAEAVAAFLEAVELPPEAELLGPVPVPSGPAGRPRRPGAPPPGEEWERALLRVPPGRGAALAAALKTAQAARMARGGEEAVRVRIDPPDIG; encoded by the coding sequence GTGAGCAGCGAGAACGGGCAGGGGGACGGTGGTGCGGCCGGGGAGGGCGCGCCGCCCGAGCAGCTCGCGTTGATCCGGGAGAGCGTGCGGCAGGCCAAGACGCCGCGAGCCAAGCCCCGGACCTGGCGGGGGGCCGCGCTGGCCGAGGAGTTGCCGGTCGCGCGGGTGCTCGTCGACAAGGGTGTGCTGCATCTGGACCGGTACTTCGACTATGCGGTGCCGGCCGAGCTGGACGCCGACGCCCGGCCGGGGGTGCGGGTTCGGGTGCGGTTCGGCGCCGGGCGTGGGCGGGTGCGGGAAGGGCGGCGCGAGGGCGGGGGGCTCATCGACGGGTTCCTCGTCGAGCGGCTCGCCGCGTCGGACTACTCCGGGCCGCTCGCGGCGCTCGCCCAGGTGGTGTCGCCCGAGCCGGTGCTGAGCGAGGAGCTGCTGGGACTGGCGCGGGCCGTCGCCGACCGGTACGCGGGGAGCCTGGCCGACGTCCTTCAGCTGGCCGTGCCGCCGCGCAACGCGCGCGCCGAGCAGCGGCCCTCCCCGGCGCCGCTGCCGCCGCCGGTGGCGCCGGAGACCGGGTCCTGGGGGCGCTACGAGCGAGGGGGCGCGTTCCTCGAGTCGCTGGCGTCCGGGGGCGCGCCCCGGGCGGTGTGGAACGCGCTGCCCGGCCCCGAGTGGAGCGAGGAGCTGGCGCGGGCCGTCGCCTCGACGCTCGCCTCGGGGCGCGGGGCACTGGTCGTCGTACCCGACGGGCGGGCCGCCGCGCGGGTCGACGCCGCGTTGACGGCGTTGCTGGGGGAGGGGCGGCATGCGCTGCTCACCGCGGACGCCGGGCCCGAGAAGCGGTATCGGGAGTGGCTCGCCGTACGGCGGGGTTCCGTGCGGGCGGTCGTCGGGACGCGTGCGGCGATGTTCGCGCCGGTCCAGGACCTCGGTCTGGTCGCGCTCTGGGACGACGGGGACGACAGCCACAGCGAGCAGCACGCGCCGCAGCCCCATGCGCGCGAAGTGCTGCTGCTGCGGGCCGCGCAGGACAAGTGCGGTTTCCTGATGGGGGGTTGGAGCTGCACCGTGGAGGGCGCGCAGCTCGTCGAGAGCGGGTGGGCGCGGCCGCTGATCGCCGCACGGGAGCAGGTGCGGCACAGCGCTCCGCTCGTGCGCACCGTGGGCGACCAGGACCTCGCGCGGGACGAGGCGGCCCGGGCCGCCCGGCTGCCCACCCTCGCCTGGCAGGCGGTCCGGGAGGGGCTGCGGCACGGGCCGGTGCTCGTCCAGGTGCCCCGGCGGGGTTATGTGCCGCGGATGGCGTGTGCGCAGTGCCGGACCGCCGCCCGGTGCCGGCACTGCTCCGGGCCGTTGGAGGCGCGGGACGGGGGTGCGCTGTGGTGCGGGTGGTGCGGGCGTGAGGAGAGCGCCTGGCACTGTCCGGAGTGCGGCTCGTTCCGGTTGCGGGCCCAGGTCGTGGGGGCCCGGCGGACCGCCGAGGAGCTGGGGCGGGCGTTTCCCGCCGTGCCGGTGCGGACGTCGGGACGTGAGCAGGTGCTGGACACCGTGCCGGGGGCGCCCGCGCTCGTCGTGTCCACGCCCGGGGCCGAGCCGGTCGCCGAGGGCGGGTACGCGGCCGCGCTGCTGCTGGACGGCTGGGCCATGCTCGGGCGGCCCGACCTGCGGGCCGGGGAGGACGCGCTGCGCCGCTGGATCGCGGCCGCCGCGCTCGTACGGCCGTCGGGGGAGGGGGGAACCGTGGTCGTCGTCGCGGAGCCGACCCTGCGGCCCGTCCAGGCGCTGGTGCGATGGGATCCGGTGGGGCACGCGGTGCGGGAGCTCTCCGAGCGGGCCGAGTTGGGCTTTCCGCCGGTGTCGCGGATGGCGGCGGTGTCGGGGACGGCGGAGGCCGTGGCCGCGTTCCTGGAGGCCGTCGAACTGCCGCCGGAGGCGGAGCTGCTGGGGCCGGTTCCGGTGCCTTCGGGCCCGGCGGGGCGGCCTCGGCGGCCGGGGGCGCCGCCACCCGGGGAGGAGTGGGAGCGGGCGCTGCTCCGGGTGCCGCCCGGACGGGGCGCCGCGCTGGCCGCCGCCCTGAAGACGGCGCAGGCGGCTCGGATGGCGCGGGGTGGCGAGGAGGCCGTGCGGGTACGGATCGATCCCCCGGACATCGGCTGA
- the metK gene encoding methionine adenosyltransferase, giving the protein MSRRLFTSESVTEGHPDKIADQISDTILDALLREDPASRVAVETLITTGLVHVAGEVTTKAYAPIPQLVRDKILEIGYDSSKKGFDGASCGVSVSIGAQSPDIAQGVDTAYENRVEGDEDELDRQGAGDQGLMFGYASDETPTLMPLPIFLAHRLSKRLSDVRKNGTIPYLRPDGKTQVTIEYDGDKALRLDTVVVSSQHASDIDLDSLLAPDIREFVVEPELKALLDEGIKLDTENYRLLVNPTGRFEIGGPMGDAGLTGRKIIIDTYGGMARHGGGAFSGKDPSKVDRSAAYAMRWVAKNVVAAGLAARCEVQVAYAIGKAEPVGLFVETFGTAKVDAEKIEKAIDEVFDLRPAAIIRDLDLLRPIYAQTAAYGHFGRELPDFTWERTDRVDALRKAAGL; this is encoded by the coding sequence GTGTCCCGTCGCCTGTTCACCTCGGAGTCTGTGACCGAGGGTCACCCCGACAAGATCGCTGACCAGATCAGCGACACCATTCTCGATGCCCTGCTGCGCGAGGACCCGGCCTCCCGGGTCGCCGTCGAGACCCTGATCACGACCGGTCTGGTGCATGTGGCCGGTGAGGTCACCACCAAGGCGTACGCGCCGATCCCCCAGCTCGTGCGCGACAAGATCCTCGAGATCGGCTACGACTCCTCGAAGAAGGGCTTCGACGGCGCCTCCTGCGGTGTCTCGGTGTCCATCGGCGCGCAGTCCCCGGACATCGCCCAGGGTGTCGACACGGCGTACGAGAACCGCGTCGAGGGCGACGAGGACGAGCTGGACCGCCAGGGCGCCGGCGACCAGGGCCTGATGTTCGGCTACGCGTCGGACGAGACGCCGACCCTGATGCCGCTGCCGATCTTCCTGGCGCACCGGCTGTCGAAGCGCCTGTCGGACGTCCGCAAGAACGGGACCATCCCCTACCTGCGCCCCGACGGCAAGACCCAGGTCACCATCGAGTACGACGGCGACAAGGCCCTCCGTCTCGACACCGTCGTCGTCTCCTCGCAGCACGCGAGCGACATCGACCTGGACTCCCTGCTGGCCCCGGACATCCGCGAGTTCGTGGTGGAGCCGGAGCTGAAGGCGCTCCTGGACGAGGGCATCAAGCTCGACACCGAGAACTACCGCCTGCTGGTCAACCCGACCGGCCGCTTCGAGATCGGCGGCCCGATGGGCGACGCCGGCCTCACGGGCCGCAAGATCATCATCGACACCTACGGCGGCATGGCCCGCCACGGCGGCGGCGCCTTCTCGGGCAAGGACCCGTCCAAGGTCGACCGCTCCGCGGCGTACGCGATGCGCTGGGTCGCGAAGAACGTGGTGGCCGCGGGTCTCGCCGCGCGCTGCGAGGTCCAGGTCGCCTACGCGATCGGCAAGGCCGAGCCGGTCGGTCTCTTCGTGGAGACCTTCGGCACCGCCAAGGTCGACGCCGAGAAGATCGAGAAGGCCATCGACGAGGTCTTCGACCTCCGCCCGGCCGCGATCATCCGCGACCTCGACCTGCTGCGTCCGATCTACGCCCAGACCGCCGCGTACGGCCACTTCGGCCGTGAGCTGCCCGACTTCACGTGGGAGCGCACGGACCGCGTGGACGCGCTGCGCAAGGCCGCGGGACTGTAG
- the coaBC gene encoding bifunctional phosphopantothenoylcysteine decarboxylase/phosphopantothenate--cysteine ligase CoaBC, whose translation MDKPKVVLGVSGGIAAYKACELLRRLTESGHDVRVVPTASALHFVGAATWSALSGHPVSTEVWDDVHEVPHVRIGQHADLVVVAPATADMLAKAAHGLADDLLTNTLLTARCPVVFAPAMHTEMWEHPATQENVATLRRRGAVVIEPAVGRLTGVDTGKGRLPDPAEIFEVCRRVLARGVREPDLAGRHVVVSAGGTREPLDPVRFLGNRSSGKQGYALARTAAARGARVTLIAANTGLPDPAGVDVVQVGTAVQLREAVLKAAADADAVVMAAAVADFRPETYVAGKIKKQDGREPDPIVLVRNPDILAEVSADRARSNQVVVGFAAETDDVLANGRSKLRRKGCDLLVVNEVGERKTFGSEENEAVVLGTDGSETPVPYGPKEALAETVWDLVTRRLT comes from the coding sequence GTGGACAAGCCCAAGGTCGTTCTGGGGGTCAGTGGTGGCATCGCCGCCTACAAGGCCTGTGAGCTGCTGCGCAGACTGACCGAGTCGGGCCATGACGTCCGGGTGGTGCCCACCGCGTCCGCGCTGCACTTCGTCGGCGCCGCCACCTGGTCCGCCCTCTCCGGCCATCCCGTCTCCACGGAGGTCTGGGACGACGTCCACGAGGTCCCGCACGTCCGCATCGGCCAGCACGCCGACCTGGTGGTCGTCGCCCCGGCCACGGCGGACATGCTCGCCAAGGCCGCCCACGGCCTCGCCGACGACCTCCTCACCAACACCCTCCTCACGGCCCGCTGTCCGGTCGTCTTCGCCCCCGCGATGCACACCGAGATGTGGGAGCACCCGGCCACCCAGGAGAACGTGGCGACACTGCGCCGCCGGGGCGCCGTCGTCATCGAGCCGGCCGTCGGCCGGCTCACCGGCGTCGACACCGGCAAGGGGCGGCTGCCCGACCCGGCCGAGATCTTCGAGGTCTGCCGCCGCGTCCTGGCCAGGGGAGTGCGCGAACCCGACCTCGCCGGCCGGCATGTCGTGGTCAGCGCCGGCGGCACCCGCGAGCCCCTCGACCCGGTCCGTTTCCTCGGCAACCGCTCCTCCGGCAAGCAGGGCTACGCCCTCGCCCGCACGGCCGCCGCCCGTGGCGCCCGCGTCACGCTGATCGCGGCGAACACCGGCCTGCCCGACCCGGCCGGGGTCGACGTCGTTCAGGTCGGCACGGCCGTGCAGCTGCGCGAGGCGGTCCTGAAGGCGGCCGCGGACGCCGACGCGGTCGTCATGGCGGCCGCCGTGGCCGATTTCCGGCCGGAGACGTACGTGGCCGGAAAGATCAAGAAGCAGGACGGCCGGGAACCGGACCCCATCGTTCTTGTGCGGAATCCGGACATTCTCGCGGAGGTCTCCGCCGACCGGGCGCGCTCCAACCAGGTGGTTGTCGGCTTCGCGGCCGAGACCGACGACGTCCTGGCCAACGGCCGGTCGAAGCTCCGGCGCAAGGGCTGCGATCTGCTGGTGGTGAACGAGGTGGGGGAGCGCAAGACCTTCGGCTCCGAGGAGAACGAAGCCGTCGTGCTGGGCACCGACGGCAGCGAAACGCCCGTGCCGTACGGGCCCAAGGAGGCCCTGGCCGAAACCGTGTGGGACCTGGTGACGCGACGGCTGACCTGA
- the rpoZ gene encoding DNA-directed RNA polymerase subunit omega, whose amino-acid sequence MSSSISAPEGIINPPIDELLEATDSKYSLVIYAAKRARQINAYYSQLGEGLLEYVGPLVDTHVHEKPLSIALREINAGLLTSEAVEGPAQ is encoded by the coding sequence GTGTCCTCTTCCATCTCCGCGCCCGAGGGCATCATCAACCCGCCGATCGACGAGCTCCTCGAGGCCACCGACTCGAAGTACAGCCTCGTGATCTACGCGGCCAAGCGGGCCCGCCAGATCAACGCGTACTACTCGCAGCTCGGCGAGGGCCTCCTCGAGTACGTCGGTCCGCTCGTGGACACCCACGTCCACGAGAAGCCGCTCTCGATCGCCCTCCGCGAGATCAACGCCGGTCTGCTGACGTCCGAGGCCGTTGAGGGCCCCGCTCAGTAG
- the gmk gene encoding guanylate kinase, with amino-acid sequence MAVKLRGTTPETPDARPRLTVLSGPSGVGKSTVVAHMRKEHPEVWLSVSATTRRPRPGEKHGVHYFFVTDEEMDKLIANGELLEWAEFAGNRYGTPRTAVLERLESGEPVLLEIDLQGARQVRESMPEAQLVFLAPPSWEELVRRLTGRGTEPPEVIERRLAAAKIELAAEPEFDVTLVNTSVEDVARELLALVDVV; translated from the coding sequence ATGGCAGTAAAACTCCGGGGGACGACCCCCGAAACCCCGGACGCACGTCCGCGGCTGACCGTGCTCTCCGGCCCCTCCGGGGTCGGCAAGAGCACGGTCGTCGCTCATATGCGCAAGGAACATCCCGAGGTCTGGCTCTCGGTGTCGGCGACGACCCGTAGGCCGCGGCCCGGCGAGAAGCACGGAGTCCACTACTTCTTCGTCACCGACGAGGAGATGGACAAGCTGATCGCCAATGGCGAGCTGCTGGAGTGGGCCGAGTTCGCGGGCAACCGCTACGGCACTCCGCGCACCGCGGTGCTGGAGCGCCTGGAGTCGGGCGAGCCGGTCCTCCTGGAGATCGACCTCCAGGGCGCCCGTCAGGTCCGTGAGTCCATGCCCGAGGCCCAACTGGTGTTCCTGGCCCCTCCCTCCTGGGAGGAACTGGTGCGCAGACTCACCGGGCGGGGCACCGAACCACCCGAGGTGATCGAGCGCCGCCTGGCGGCGGCGAAGATCGAACTCGCGGCCGAGCCGGAGTTCGACGTGACCCTGGTCAACACCTCCGTCGAGGACGTCGCGCGTGAGCTGCTAGCCTTGGTCGATGTTGTGTGA
- a CDS encoding integration host factor — MALPPLTPEQRAAALEKAAAARRERAEVKNRLKHSGASLHEVIKQGQENDVIGKMKVSALLESLPGVGKVRAKQIMERLGISESRRVRGLGSNQIASLEREFGSTGS, encoded by the coding sequence GTGGCTCTTCCGCCCCTTACCCCCGAACAGCGCGCAGCCGCGCTCGAAAAGGCCGCCGCGGCTCGCCGGGAGCGGGCCGAGGTCAAGAATCGACTCAAGCACTCCGGCGCCTCGCTTCACGAGGTCATCAAGCAGGGTCAGGAAAACGACGTCATCGGCAAGATGAAGGTCTCCGCCCTCCTGGAGTCGCTCCCGGGCGTGGGCAAGGTCCGCGCCAAGCAGATCATGGAGCGACTCGGCATCTCCGAGAGCCGCCGCGTGCGCGGCCTCGGTTCCAACCAGATCGCGTCCCTGGAGCGTGAGTTCGGCAGCACCGGCTCCTGA
- the pyrF gene encoding orotidine-5'-phosphate decarboxylase has protein sequence MTLEPFGARLRRAMDERGPLCVGIDPHASLLAEWDLNDDVAGLERFSRTVVEATADRVALLKPQSAFFERFGSRGIAVLEKTVQEARAAGALVVMDAKRGDIGSTMAAYAESFLHKDAPLFSDALTVSPYLGYGSLAPAVAAARESGAGLFVLALTSNPEGGEVQHAVRADGRDVGATMLAHLAAENVGEEPLGSFGAVVGATLGDLSTYDLDINGPLLAPGVGAQGATPADLPRVFGSAVRNVVPNVSRGVLRHGPDLVALRDAVDRFAREVRAAVDAA, from the coding sequence ATGACCCTGGAGCCCTTCGGCGCGCGGCTGCGCCGGGCCATGGACGAGCGTGGCCCGCTCTGCGTCGGCATCGACCCGCACGCCTCCCTGCTCGCCGAGTGGGACCTGAACGACGACGTCGCCGGCCTGGAGCGGTTCAGCCGCACGGTCGTCGAGGCGACGGCCGACCGGGTCGCCCTGCTGAAGCCGCAGAGCGCCTTCTTCGAGCGGTTCGGCTCGCGCGGGATCGCCGTCCTGGAGAAGACGGTGCAGGAGGCGCGGGCGGCCGGTGCCCTGGTCGTGATGGACGCCAAGCGCGGTGACATCGGCTCGACCATGGCCGCGTACGCCGAGTCCTTCCTGCACAAGGACGCCCCGCTGTTCTCCGACGCCCTCACCGTGTCGCCGTACCTCGGTTACGGATCCCTGGCCCCGGCGGTGGCGGCGGCGCGCGAGAGCGGCGCCGGGCTGTTCGTGCTGGCGCTGACCTCCAACCCGGAGGGCGGCGAGGTCCAGCACGCGGTGCGGGCCGACGGGCGGGACGTGGGCGCGACGATGCTGGCGCATCTGGCCGCGGAGAACGTGGGGGAGGAGCCGCTGGGCTCCTTCGGGGCGGTCGTCGGCGCCACCCTGGGCGACCTCTCGACGTATGACCTCGACATCAACGGTCCGCTCCTCGCGCCCGGCGTCGGCGCTCAGGGGGCGACCCCGGCCGACCTCCCGCGGGTCTTCGGGTCCGCGGTGCGCAATGTCGTACCGAACGTGAGTCGGGGTGTGTTGCGTCACGGTCCCGACCTCGTCGCTCTGCGTGACGCCGTGGATCGATTCGCGCGAGAGGTCAGGGCGGCCGTGGACGCCGCCTGA
- a CDS encoding quinone-dependent dihydroorotate dehydrogenase produces the protein MYKQFFRLVFQRMDPERAHHLAFRWIRLAVRIPVLRTFVAAALAPRYQELRTEAFGLRMHGPFGLAAGFDKNAVAIDGMSMLGFDHVEIGTVTGEPQPGNPAQRLFRLVKDRGLINRMGFNNEGSLVVAARLASRTPVFKPVVGVNIGKTKVVPEEEAVGDYVKSTERLAPYADYLVVNVSSPNTPGLRNLQATEALRPLLSAVREAADRVVTSRRVPLLVKIAPDLADEDVDAVADLAVQLGLDGIIATNTTIAREGLGLKSEPSLVKETGGLSGAPLKARSLEVLRRLYARVGDRVTLVGVGGVEDAEDAWQRILAGATLVQGYSAFIYEGPFWGRAIHKGLAARLRTSPYATLADAVGADVRKTA, from the coding sequence ATGTACAAGCAATTCTTCCGGCTGGTCTTCCAGCGGATGGACCCCGAGCGCGCCCACCACCTGGCCTTCCGCTGGATCCGGCTCGCCGTCCGGATCCCGGTGCTGCGCACGTTCGTCGCGGCCGCCCTGGCCCCGCGGTACCAGGAACTGCGCACCGAGGCCTTCGGGCTGCGCATGCACGGCCCCTTCGGACTCGCCGCCGGCTTCGACAAGAACGCCGTCGCGATCGACGGGATGTCGATGCTGGGCTTCGACCACGTCGAGATCGGCACGGTCACCGGTGAGCCGCAGCCCGGCAACCCCGCCCAGCGGCTGTTCCGGCTGGTGAAGGACCGGGGGCTCATCAACCGGATGGGCTTCAACAACGAGGGCTCGCTGGTCGTCGCCGCGCGCCTGGCCTCCCGTACGCCCGTCTTCAAGCCCGTGGTGGGCGTCAACATCGGCAAGACCAAGGTCGTACCCGAGGAGGAGGCCGTCGGCGACTACGTGAAGTCGACCGAGCGGCTCGCGCCGTACGCCGACTACCTGGTCGTCAACGTGTCCTCGCCGAACACCCCGGGACTGCGCAACCTCCAGGCCACCGAGGCGCTGCGGCCGCTGCTGAGCGCCGTCCGCGAGGCTGCCGACCGGGTGGTGACCTCGCGGCGGGTCCCGCTGCTGGTCAAGATCGCCCCGGATCTGGCCGACGAGGACGTCGACGCGGTCGCCGACCTGGCCGTGCAGCTCGGCCTGGACGGGATCATCGCCACCAACACCACCATCGCGCGCGAGGGCCTCGGTCTGAAGTCCGAACCCTCGCTGGTGAAGGAGACCGGCGGACTGTCCGGGGCGCCCCTCAAGGCACGCTCCCTGGAGGTGCTGCGCCGCCTCTACGCGCGCGTGGGCGACCGCGTCACCCTCGTGGGCGTCGGCGGCGTGGAGGACGCGGAGGACGCCTGGCAGCGCATCCTGGCCGGTGCCACGCTGGTCCAGGGCTACAGCGCCTTCATCTACGAGGGGCCCTTCTGGGGCCGAGCGATCCACAAGGGCCTGGCCGCCCGCCTGCGGACGAGCCCCTACGCCACTCTCGCCGACGCGGTCGGCGCCGACGTGAGGAAGACGGCATGA